The DNA window CATCGACCTGTCCGAATATTCAAGAGGGATCCTCGAATATGCCGAGACCCTGTCGGAATGCACCGGCAGCGAGCTCATTGTCGTCAATGTGATCAATAACCGGGATATTGAAGCCCTGCAGAGGGCGGCCTTGAAAACCAGTGACTTCAGGGTTGAGACGTGGGTGGAGAACCAGAAAAAGGAGCGTCTGGGTGCGATCGAGGAATTGCTCAAAGGCCTCATCTATCCAAAACTCTCCGTCAGGATTATTTTTCGGGAAGGGGTGCCTTTCCGGGAATTGATCAAGGCCGTTGAAGAGGAAGGAGTTGACCTGGTGCTCATGGGCGCGAAGGGTCGCAGCAATCTGGAGGGGGTCCTTGCCGGATCAACCGCTGAAAAGCTGTT is part of the Deltaproteobacteria bacterium genome and encodes:
- a CDS encoding universal stress protein; the encoded protein is MKAIKKILAAIDLSEYSRGILEYAETLSECTGSELIVVNVINNRDIEALQRAALKTSDFRVETWVENQKKERLGAIEELLKGLIYPKLSVRIIFREGVPFRELIKAVEEEGVDLVLMGAKGRSNLEGVLAGSTAEKLFRRCHVPVLTLRTSSHKDILTDRR